In Bactrocera oleae isolate idBacOlea1 chromosome 5, idBacOlea1, whole genome shotgun sequence, a genomic segment contains:
- the unc-119 gene encoding protein unc-119 homolog, with amino-acid sequence MSVVGKQLNTLSTNNDTNGKDVRETSGKTSMLGQFISPSDVLNLNEITENYLCSIHDNIYDIDFTRFKIRDLDSGAILFEIAKPNNRFSPSLEDKLIEAAGSMSIDDSVDANAGRYVRYQFTPAFLGLKNVGATVEFTVGGKPVNKFRMIERHFFRDRLLKTFDFEFGYCIPYSRNSCEHIYEFPNLPSELVSEMIACPFETRSDSFYFVENRLIMHNKADYAYDGGLLL; translated from the exons ATGAGTGTCGTTGGTAAACAACTTAATACCTTGTCAACAAATAATGATACCAATGGGAAAGATGTACGAGAAACAAGCGGTAAAACATCGATGCTGGGGCAGTTTATATCACCAAGTGATgtacttaatttaaatgaaataacagAAAACTACTTATGTTCTATCCATGACAACATCTACGATATTGATTTTACACGATTTAAAATACGTGACCTGGATTCAGGTGCAATATTATTTGAGATAGCTAAGCCAAATAATCGGTTTTCTCCTAGTTTGGAAGACAAATTGATTGAAGCGGCTGGAAGTATGTCCATTGATGATTCAGTAGATGCTAATGCTGGACGATATGTACGATACCAGTTTACTCCAGCTTTTCTcggattaaaaaatgttggtgCAAC AGTTGAATTTACCGTTGGTGGTAAACCTGTTAATAAATTTCGGATGATTGAACGACACTTCTTTCGGGATCGGCTATTAAAAAcatttgactttgaatttggaTATTGCATTCCCTACTCAAGAAACTCTTGTGAACATATTTACGAGTTTCCTAATCTACCCTCTGAACTAG TTTCAGAAATGATCGCTTGCCCGTTTGAAACTCGTTCAGATAGCTTCTATTTTGTCGAAAATCGTCTCATTATGCATAACAAAGCCGATTATGCCTACGATGGGGGTTTGCTTTTATAA